A region of the Microcystis aeruginosa FD4 genome:
GGTAAATGTGAACGACTGCCGAAGATGATCGGTTTTCAGGCCGCCGGGGCCGCCCCTTTTATCTCCAAACAACCGGTTGACCATCCCGAAACCCTAGCCACGGCTATCCGTATCGGCAACCCCGCTAACTGGGAAAAAGCCTGGGCTGCTAGTCACGCTAGTCAAGGGCAATTTCACGCGGTCAGCGATGAGGAAATATTGGCAGCCTATCGGATTTTAGGGGGCCAAGAGGGGGTTTTCTGTGAACCAGCCAGCGCCGCTTCTGTGGCAGGATTATTAAAAGTGCATCAACAGGTTCCCGATGGGGCCACCGTAGTGTGTGTTTTAACGGGAAATGGACTAAAAGACCCAGATTCGGCGGTAAAACACAGCAATAATCAACTAAAATCTGGGGTTGCGCCCGAATTAACCCAAGTGGCTCAAATTATGGGCTTCTAAGCTAACGTCAATTCGGGTTAAGCAGTGCTTCTATAAAACTCCCTTAGAACTAGGAATTATACCGGCACGACGGGGATCGATCGCTATGGCCATACTCATCGCCCGGGCAAAAGCTTTAAAAGTAGCCTCAATAATATGATGGGAATTAATCCCGTCTAATTGGCGAATATGTAGGGTCATTTGACTGTGATTGACCAAAGCAACGAAAAATTCCCGCACTAGCTGAGTATCGTAGGTTCCCACTCTTTGGGTGGGAATTTCTAGACCATAACTGAGGTGGGGGCGACCGGAAAAATCGAGGGCAACTTGTACTAAAGCTTCATCGAGAGGGGCGACAAAATGCCCGAAACGGACGATCCCTTTTTTGTCCCCCAAAGCTTGCAGTAAAGCTTGTCCAAGGGTGATTCCCACGTCTTCATTGGTGTGATGGTCATCAATTTCTAGATCTCCGGTGGCGCGTACATCGAGATCGATCGCAGCGTGGGAGGCGATTTGCTGCAACATATGATCGAGAAAGGGAATTCCTGTCTGGGCGCGACAATTGCCGCTACCATCAAGATCGATCGTCACCTCTACATCGGTTTCTTTGGTAGTACGACTAACGGAGGCGCGACGGCAAGGTGAGACAAAAGAATCGGGGATTTGGGAAGTGGAAATCATTTGAGTAAAAATATGAACTAGGGAGATGAGAGTTTTTTCAGTAATCAGTGAACTTAAAACTCACATCTGATCACTGATCACTGAAAAGAACGTAGGTTGGGTTGAAGCATGAAACCCAACGCCCGCTCATGTTACGAAGTGCGCTAACCCATCCTACAAATAATTGTGCCTCCCTACTTAGCTTAACAAATTAGGTTTTAGATTCGGCCCTTGTAAACAGTAAGGGACTTGCGCTTTGATAATGTACCTTTTGGGCGAACGCAGTTCGCCCCTACATTGTGGACAAAATCCGTTACTGTCGGGGCGCCTGGAACCTGCGCCCTCCGCGCTGCGGGGGTTTGCTGATCACCCTAAGTAGGGTCTGCTGAATAAATCTAAAAACCTTACAGGAAAGGGCTTTTAGCTTGATTGAGAGCTTCCCAAATGCACTTAAATCTGCGCTTAATCGCTCAAAACCCTTGCATCACCCCTGCATCTTCTCTCATTAGTGCTAATGTACCGTAAAAGCGAGTTACCTTCAACCCCACCGGAAAACTTCCAGCTGCCCTTTGAGGGGAAATTATCCCAAGACAATCGTTGGGTAATTATGGCCAACCTCATTCCCTGGTCAGAATTTGAGGCGGAATACCCATTACTTTTTTCAGAAGAAATGGGCGCACCCGCCCAAACATTTTGGATAGCATTGGGAGCCTTAATTATTAAAAAAAAATTAGGAACAAGCGATAGAGAAACGGTAGAACAAATCAAGGAAAATCCTTATTTACAATACTTCTTGGGGTTTTCAGCTTACAGTAATCACCCCCCGTTTGAAGCGTCAATGTTGGTTCACTTTCGAGAAAGAATCCCTCGGGAAATAATTAATAAAGTGGATCGCTTTATGGTTAAAAATGCGAGATAAATAAAGGGAGAAGAAAACCCCGCAAAAAAGTTAGAAAGTGAAACCAAAAGTCAACCCGAAAATCTAGGCAAATTAATTTTAGATGCAAGTTGTGCCCCCGCAGATATTAGTTATCCTACGGATTTAAACCTGTTAAATCAAGGAAGAAAACAAACCGAAAAAATTATTGATATTCTCTATGAAACTTTAAAAGGAAAACTTGTTCACAAACCGAGAACCTATCGTCTCCTAGCCAGAAAAAGTTATTGAGAAGTAGCGAAAAAAAGAAAACCTACCGTCAAACAAAGACAATAGGTTCCCTGAAAAAACAACGGCAATATCTGAAAAGAAATCTCGACCATATTGAACAACTTTTAGCAGAAGGAGCCTCTCTACAAAGCTTGAAAAAAAGAGACTATAAACTGTTGTTAGTAGTCACAGAAGTTGCTCGCCAACAACTCTGGATGTACCAAAATAACAAACAGAGTATTGAAGACAGAGTTGTCAGCTTAACTCAACCCCACATCCGTCCGATAGTCAGAGTAAAAGCTGGAAACCCCGTAGAATTTGGGGCAAAATTCTCAGCAAGCTGTATTGATGGTTACATATAACTTTTTCAGCAAGCCCTAAATAACTCCTCAGAACTACTATTTCTCCTTCGGGAACAAAAGAGGGAGCCAACAAACCATAACTGTGCAATTGTTGTAACCACTGACAGTCAAGCACATCGCTTTTTCTCCCGGGGACATTTTTGACGCTTTTGGCGTTGACGAGAAAGACTTGGAACTGGCGTTCACTTAAGATTTGAAACAGGGGAATCCATTCAACTCCCGTGGATTCCATCGCCACACTGGTGATACCACAATCTTCTAACCAATCGGCTAACAATAGCAAATCGGGAGTGGTACAACCAAAACTCCTGGTATTCTCCTGACACAATTGTTGGGGGACACAGACCCAATGTTCTCTGGCTCCCAGGTCAATTCCCGCCGCCTTGGCATTAATGATGTTTAACTTCTGGTCACTACTTTGGGTTTTGGAAGACTTGTTTCGGGATTTGGTCATGGCTTTGTTGGCTTCGAGTTATGATCGGGGAAGTACCCTGGTTCTAGGCAGGGTTTTTTACTTGATTCTCGACCACGGGTTCACGAGTTAATCCTCGTCTCGCCAATTCTTTTTTCCTCTTTCCTAGGGACCTAGCTGATAATCGGGTCTAATGACACCATTGTTACTCCGGTTTGAGTTCAGGATACTTCCAGATTTATAAGATCAGGGCTTGTCCCTAGTTTCTCTTTTTCTTTTTAGGGCGCGTAGCGTCCTTCAGGAGCTGATAACTGAATATGACAACCGTGGGGGAATTGGGCGAAAATTTGGTGGCGGATTGGTTGCAATTACAGCAATGGCATATCCTCCAGCGTCGTTGGCGTAGTCGTGGCGGTGAAATCGATTTAATCGTCTTATCTAAATCTCAGGCGATTCTCGCTTTTGTCGAGGTGAAAACCCGCAGTGCTGGCAATTGGGATTTAGGGGGCAAATTAGCGATCAATGACCGTAAACAAGAGAAAATTTACCAAGCTGCCCAGATATTTCTCGCCTTTTATCCCCAATGGTCCGATTTAACCTGTCGCTTCGATGTGGCGTTAGTTAGTTGTCAAAAAAGTTCTCTATTAGCTTTACCTGAGTTTTCCCTTGATTATCCCTGTCAGCTACGGCAAGGTTATCAATTGCAGTTACAGGAATATCTCGTGGCAGTTTTCTAAAAACACAATATGCCCGCCTAGGGAGGCGGGCTTTATCCTGTAC
Encoded here:
- the hisB gene encoding imidazoleglycerol-phosphate dehydratase HisB, whose translation is MISTSQIPDSFVSPCRRASVSRTTKETDVEVTIDLDGSGNCRAQTGIPFLDHMLQQIASHAAIDLDVRATGDLEIDDHHTNEDVGITLGQALLQALGDKKGIVRFGHFVAPLDEALVQVALDFSGRPHLSYGLEIPTQRVGTYDTQLVREFFVALVNHSQMTLHIRQLDGINSHHIIEATFKAFARAMSMAIAIDPRRAGIIPSSKGVL
- a CDS encoding IS110 family transposase, producing MTKSRNKSSKTQSSDQKLNIINAKAAGIDLGAREHWVCVPQQLCQENTRSFGCTTPDLLLLADWLEDCGITSVAMESTGVEWIPLFQILSERQFQVFLVNAKSVKNVPGRKSDVLDCQWLQQLHSYGLLAPSFVPEGEIVVLRSYLGLAEKVICNHQYSLLRILPQILRGFQLLL
- a CDS encoding YraN family protein: MTTVGELGENLVADWLQLQQWHILQRRWRSRGGEIDLIVLSKSQAILAFVEVKTRSAGNWDLGGKLAINDRKQEKIYQAAQIFLAFYPQWSDLTCRFDVALVSCQKSSLLALPEFSLDYPCQLRQGYQLQLQEYLVAVF